A genome region from Deinococcus depolymerans includes the following:
- a CDS encoding YjgN family protein, which yields MSDAASPVRSEQVSPVPDPPGVSGRHGPLTGHPAPDRPSLNRYPVSFTGSASEYFRLWIVNTALTVVTLGIYLPWARVRNRQYFYGHTWVDGQNFEYRANPLKLLRSYVVVGALFGAYTLSQQSERWWWLSALLALVFALLYPWLVAQSMRFQAVNTTHRGLRFHFDGSVKGAYVAYGAANVAASLSGGLALPWAWFMQRRYQVNSLSYGSARGHFRGDVAPLYLIALTGVGLLVGAGLLLAVPAVVALVAWLAGSGFDPDSMDWENLGTGGAALFFVAAAYVILVALNGVAWQYVRAATMRYVLNNTELGGVVRTGATFNPWRVVWISVSNGAAQLLTLGLATPWAAVRRTRYLLAGVSVRAIAPLDDFAAGTSGPESALGEAATELLDIGLGF from the coding sequence ATGAGCGACGCCGCCTCCCCCGTCCGGTCCGAGCAGGTCTCCCCCGTACCGGACCCACCGGGGGTTTCCGGACGGCACGGTCCGCTGACCGGCCATCCCGCACCGGACCGGCCCAGCCTGAACCGCTACCCCGTGTCGTTCACGGGATCGGCCAGCGAGTACTTCCGGCTGTGGATCGTGAACACGGCGCTGACGGTGGTCACGCTGGGCATCTACCTGCCGTGGGCGCGGGTGCGCAACCGGCAGTACTTCTACGGGCACACCTGGGTGGACGGGCAGAACTTCGAGTACCGGGCCAATCCGCTGAAGCTGCTGCGGTCCTACGTGGTGGTGGGGGCGCTGTTCGGGGCGTACACCCTGAGCCAGCAGAGTGAGCGGTGGTGGTGGCTGTCGGCGCTGCTCGCGCTGGTGTTCGCGCTGCTGTACCCGTGGCTGGTGGCGCAGTCCATGCGCTTTCAGGCCGTGAACACCACGCACCGGGGGCTGCGCTTTCACTTCGACGGCAGCGTGAAAGGCGCGTACGTGGCGTACGGCGCGGCGAACGTGGCGGCCAGTCTCAGCGGGGGGCTGGCGCTGCCCTGGGCGTGGTTCATGCAGCGCCGGTATCAGGTGAACAGCCTGTCGTACGGTTCGGCACGCGGGCATTTCCGGGGGGACGTGGCGCCCCTGTACCTGATCGCGCTGACGGGCGTGGGCCTGCTCGTCGGGGCGGGGCTGCTGCTGGCCGTGCCGGCAGTGGTGGCGCTGGTGGCGTGGCTGGCCGGGAGTGGCTTCGATCCGGACAGCATGGACTGGGAGAACCTGGGAACGGGAGGAGCGGCTCTGTTCTTCGTCGCGGCGGCGTACGTGATCCTGGTCGCGCTGAACGGCGTGGCGTGGCAGTACGTGCGGGCGGCGACCATGCGGTACGTGCTGAACAACACGGAACTGGGCGGCGTGGTCCGGACGGGCGCGACCTTCAATCCCTGGCGGGTCGTGTGGATCAGCGTCTCGAACGGCGCGGCGCAACTGCTGACGCTGGGCCTCGCGACTCCCTGGGCCGCGGTCCGCCGCACCCGGTACCTGCTGGCGGGTGTCAGTGTGCGGGCCATCGCGCCGCTGGACGACTTCGCGGCGGGCACCTCGGGCCCCGAGTCGGCGCTGGGTGAGGCCGCCACCGAACTGCTGGACATCGGGCTGGGCTTCTGA
- a CDS encoding M48 family metallopeptidase: MPDLNTPDQTAPAGQGVQGVFFDGRSSRDHPATLHLGADGVTVRLEGRGDHHWRAGQVTAEAALPGVRRSLGFPDGSRFETDDHAAVRAWERRHGRQRLLGGVGQLEASWGAALGAVAVTGALLWGFVTFGVPVLARQAAAVTPAGVLAAFDRETLQVLEGRDLIGPSALGAARQAQLQAAFRDVSSWAGGGYGYRLLLRDGEPGGAGIGANAFALPNGTVVMTDQLVALARSDRELAGVLAHEVGHVTHRHGLASVYQALGLSLILTALTGDVVSASTFAAAVPVALVQGGYSRAAETQSDAVAARFMLERYGSTQPLRTILARLEAQDTGPDLPDLLGTHPGTDARIEHLKQLEDAAR; the protein is encoded by the coding sequence GTGCCGGACCTGAACACCCCGGATCAGACCGCGCCAGCCGGGCAGGGCGTGCAGGGCGTGTTCTTCGACGGGCGCAGCAGCCGCGACCACCCGGCCACGCTGCACCTGGGCGCAGACGGCGTGACGGTACGCCTGGAGGGACGGGGCGACCATCACTGGCGCGCCGGTCAGGTGACGGCGGAAGCGGCGCTGCCCGGCGTGCGCCGCAGCCTGGGCTTCCCGGACGGCAGCCGCTTCGAGACCGACGACCACGCCGCCGTGCGCGCCTGGGAGCGGCGGCATGGCCGCCAGCGCCTGCTGGGCGGCGTGGGGCAGCTGGAGGCCAGCTGGGGCGCTGCGCTGGGCGCGGTGGCCGTGACCGGGGCGCTGCTGTGGGGCTTCGTGACGTTCGGCGTGCCGGTGCTGGCGCGGCAGGCGGCGGCCGTGACGCCCGCAGGCGTGCTGGCCGCCTTCGACCGCGAGACCCTGCAGGTGCTGGAGGGCCGGGACCTGATCGGCCCGAGTGCGCTGGGCGCGGCGCGGCAGGCGCAGTTGCAGGCGGCGTTCCGGGACGTGAGCAGCTGGGCGGGCGGCGGGTACGGGTACCGGCTGCTGCTGCGTGACGGTGAGCCGGGCGGCGCGGGCATCGGCGCGAACGCCTTCGCGCTGCCGAACGGGACGGTCGTCATGACCGATCAGCTGGTCGCGCTGGCCCGCAGTGACCGGGAACTGGCTGGCGTGCTGGCGCACGAGGTGGGGCACGTCACGCACCGGCACGGGCTGGCCAGCGTGTACCAGGCGCTGGGGTTGTCGCTGATCCTCACGGCGCTGACCGGGGACGTGGTCAGCGCCTCGACGTTCGCGGCGGCCGTGCCGGTCGCGCTGGTGCAGGGCGGGTACTCGCGGGCCGCCGAGACGCAGTCTGACGCGGTGGCCGCCCGCTTCATGCTGGAACGCTACGGCAGCACGCAGCCCCTGCGGACCATCCTGGCGCGGCTGGAAGCCCAGGACACCGGGCCGGACCTGCCGGACCTGCTGGGCACGCACCCCGGCACGGACGCCCGCATCGAACACCTGAAGCAGCTGGAGGACGCCGCCCGCTGA
- a CDS encoding NADPH-dependent FMN reductase has translation MKFTVLSTSLDPESRSAWLCALAAAQLRAQGHEVTFLDLRTDPLPPFDNVQGPGGCYAHPNAARYHAAVAGADGVFLGVPVYNWGLGSGARALVELTGSSDAARGLHGAWFDKPVTFLVSGGLDHGYLSHGAFAFGLMVDFRCVVNPHFVYATSAHWDAPEVPGEWLRARLSRTVDRGVDLSARLSGRDYASVWEL, from the coding sequence GTGAAGTTCACGGTTCTGTCCACCAGTCTCGACCCGGAAAGCCGCAGCGCGTGGCTGTGCGCCCTGGCCGCCGCGCAGCTGCGGGCGCAGGGGCACGAGGTCACGTTCCTCGACCTGCGGACCGATCCGCTGCCCCCCTTCGACAACGTGCAGGGGCCCGGCGGATGTTACGCGCACCCGAACGCGGCGCGGTACCACGCGGCGGTTGCCGGGGCGGACGGTGTGTTCCTGGGGGTGCCCGTGTACAACTGGGGGCTGGGGTCCGGCGCCAGGGCGCTGGTGGAACTGACGGGCAGCAGCGACGCGGCGCGCGGCCTGCACGGCGCGTGGTTCGATAAGCCCGTGACGTTCCTGGTGTCGGGCGGGCTGGACCACGGGTACCTGAGTCACGGGGCGTTCGCGTTCGGGCTGATGGTGGATTTCCGCTGCGTGGTGAACCCGCACTTCGTGTACGCCACGTCCGCGCACTGGGACGCGCCGGAGGTGCCGGGCGAGTGGCTGCGGGCGCGGCTGTCGCGCACCGTGGACCGGGGCGTGGACCTGTCGGCGCGGCTCTCGGGGCGTGACTACGCCAGCGTGTGGGAACTGTGA
- a CDS encoding RluA family pseudouridine synthase — translation MTAPDAPGPRAPLLPPTERPRVIVEHPDFYVVHKPALWLTHPVRARVDVPDLLTFMQRTTGEPDLAPPHRLDRETSGAQLLTRDREAAQRFFTLFKTHLVGKTYLAIVHGSPDWERRTLDGPLGDLGLGGANRIAIRQAVVPDGKPAVTDFRVVARRAGHALIEAYPRSGRLHQIRAHLSHLGLPMVGDKLYGRDPDVFLAFMETGQTPELTARLGLARQALHAARVAFPWAGTQVVAEVPLAPDLQAYWDALPALP, via the coding sequence GTGACCGCGCCGGACGCCCCCGGCCCTCGCGCGCCGCTGCTGCCCCCCACCGAACGCCCACGGGTGATCGTGGAACACCCGGACTTCTACGTGGTGCACAAGCCCGCGCTGTGGCTGACCCATCCGGTCCGGGCGCGGGTGGACGTGCCGGACCTGCTGACGTTCATGCAGCGCACGACCGGCGAACCGGACCTCGCGCCGCCGCACCGCCTGGACCGCGAGACCAGCGGCGCGCAGCTCCTGACCCGGGACCGTGAGGCGGCGCAGCGGTTCTTCACGCTGTTCAAGACGCACCTGGTCGGCAAGACGTACCTGGCGATCGTGCACGGCTCGCCCGACTGGGAGCGGCGCACGCTGGACGGCCCGCTGGGTGACCTGGGGCTGGGCGGCGCGAACCGTATCGCCATCCGGCAGGCGGTCGTGCCGGACGGCAAGCCGGCCGTGACGGACTTCCGGGTGGTGGCCCGCCGGGCCGGGCACGCCCTGATCGAGGCGTACCCGCGCAGCGGGCGCCTGCACCAGATCCGCGCGCACCTGTCGCACCTGGGGTTGCCGATGGTGGGGGACAAACTGTACGGCCGTGATCCGGACGTGTTCCTGGCGTTCATGGAGACCGGGCAGACGCCGGAACTCACGGCGCGGCTGGGGCTGGCGCGTCAGGCGCTGCACGCGGCGCGCGTGGCGTTCCCGTGGGCGGGGACGCAGGTTGTGGCCGAGGTGCCGCTGGCTCCGGACCTGCAGGCGTACTGGGACGCCCTGCCGGCCCTGCCCTGA
- a CDS encoding ferrous iron transport protein A: MEERTLDQLSPGQTAHVVSLDPRHPLRRRLLELGFVRGAPVTVVRRAPLGDPLELRLNGTALALRLADLHGIRVRL, encoded by the coding sequence ATGGAAGAACGCACCCTTGATCAGCTGAGTCCCGGACAGACCGCGCACGTCGTGTCCCTCGACCCCCGCCACCCGCTGCGCCGCCGCCTGCTCGAACTGGGATTCGTGCGGGGCGCGCCCGTCACCGTGGTCCGCCGGGCGCCGCTGGGCGACCCGCTGGAACTCCGCCTGAACGGCACGGCCCTCGCCCTGCGACTCGCGGACCTGCACGGCATCCGGGTGCGCCTGTGA
- the feoB gene encoding ferrous iron transport protein B: MTTPLIPPPLPDLGGLHRPDAAACAATVARLQAAREPRVVVVGNPNVGKTTLINAVAGTRLKVGNWSGVTVEKREAHLSHAGRSVHLLDLPGAYSLSPHTPEELIARTALLDEAPDAVMNVLDAGNLERNLYLTLQLMDFGLPVAVALNLVDEARDKGLTVDARALSRALGVPVIETVASRSVGTADLMSGVLDRATLGVAVRYPGPIELAAQDLTSRMSGLSTLPPHAHRYLALALLEGDPSVRGRLAATGHQPLLDAADAHAATLEAQGLDPLIEIAEARYARAGELARAAVPQALARRTFSERLDRLTLHPLLGIPLFLALVLLVFRLTFSVASPFVDLIGGPLQDILSGWASAGLAWFPLARDLVVGAIIPGVGTVLSFLPTLLVLYLAMSFLEDSGYMARAAFLMDRAMRGAGLDGRAFIPLILGFGCNVPAVYATRTLERRSDRVLVSMILPFMSCSARLPVYVVFAAALFPRAGSWLVWGLYVLGMAVAFLFALILRRTSLPAEGGGVLLELPPYRFPAWRVLWKHAWRRTASFARRARTTVMGTVAVVWLLLALPAVNGQKFATVPPQESLFGVVSQAVSPIFAPLGFGNWQATGALVPGFIAKEVVVGTLGQIYLGEQAAAPAPLGLVAGITQTLGATWDAVKASVSALPTVLALPSLSADASTDTQTPLAAALSRAFTPASGLAYLVFVLLYTPCIATVGAMAQEHGRRVAWVTVAYQLATAWVVGLIVYQIASRVL, encoded by the coding sequence GTGACCACCCCGCTGATCCCGCCTCCCCTGCCGGACCTCGGCGGCCTGCACCGGCCAGATGCCGCCGCGTGCGCCGCCACCGTCGCCCGCCTGCAGGCCGCGCGGGAGCCGCGCGTGGTCGTGGTCGGCAACCCCAACGTCGGCAAGACCACCCTGATCAACGCGGTCGCCGGCACGCGCCTGAAGGTCGGGAACTGGTCCGGCGTGACGGTCGAGAAACGCGAGGCCCACCTCAGCCACGCCGGACGCAGCGTGCACCTGCTGGACCTGCCCGGCGCGTACTCGCTCAGTCCGCACACGCCCGAGGAACTGATCGCCCGCACCGCCCTGCTCGACGAGGCCCCGGACGCCGTCATGAACGTGCTGGACGCCGGGAACCTGGAACGCAACCTGTACCTCACGCTGCAACTCATGGATTTCGGACTGCCGGTCGCCGTCGCGCTGAACCTCGTGGACGAGGCCCGCGACAAGGGCCTGACCGTGGACGCCCGGGCGCTGTCACGGGCGCTGGGCGTGCCGGTCATCGAGACCGTCGCCAGCCGCAGCGTCGGCACCGCAGACCTGATGAGCGGCGTGCTGGACCGCGCGACGCTGGGCGTCGCCGTGCGCTACCCCGGTCCCATCGAACTGGCCGCGCAGGACCTCACGTCCCGCATGTCGGGCCTGAGCACCCTGCCGCCGCACGCGCACCGTTACCTGGCGCTGGCACTGCTCGAGGGCGACCCCAGCGTGCGGGGACGGCTGGCCGCGACCGGTCACCAGCCGCTGCTGGACGCTGCCGACGCGCACGCCGCCACCCTGGAGGCCCAGGGACTCGATCCGCTGATCGAGATCGCCGAGGCCCGCTACGCCCGCGCGGGCGAACTGGCACGCGCCGCCGTGCCGCAGGCCCTGGCCCGCCGGACCTTCAGCGAACGGCTCGACCGCCTGACCCTTCACCCGCTGCTGGGCATTCCGCTGTTCCTGGCGCTGGTGCTGCTGGTGTTCCGCCTGACCTTCAGCGTGGCCTCGCCGTTCGTGGACCTGATCGGCGGGCCGCTGCAGGACATCCTGAGCGGGTGGGCGTCGGCCGGGCTGGCGTGGTTCCCGCTGGCACGCGACCTGGTGGTCGGGGCGATCATTCCGGGCGTGGGCACGGTCCTGAGCTTCCTGCCGACGCTGCTCGTGCTGTATCTCGCCATGAGCTTCCTGGAGGACAGCGGGTACATGGCCCGCGCCGCCTTCCTGATGGACCGCGCCATGCGCGGCGCCGGGCTGGACGGCCGGGCGTTCATTCCGCTGATCCTGGGCTTCGGGTGCAACGTGCCCGCCGTGTACGCCACCCGCACCCTGGAGCGCCGCAGTGACCGGGTACTGGTCAGCATGATCCTGCCGTTCATGAGCTGCTCGGCGCGCCTGCCGGTGTACGTGGTGTTCGCCGCCGCGCTGTTCCCCCGCGCGGGCAGCTGGCTGGTGTGGGGCCTGTACGTGCTGGGCATGGCGGTGGCGTTCCTGTTCGCGCTGATCCTGCGCCGCACGTCCCTGCCGGCCGAGGGGGGCGGCGTGCTGCTGGAACTCCCGCCGTACCGCTTCCCGGCGTGGCGGGTCCTGTGGAAGCACGCGTGGCGGCGCACCGCGAGTTTCGCGCGCCGCGCCCGCACCACCGTCATGGGCACCGTGGCCGTCGTGTGGCTGCTGCTGGCCCTGCCCGCCGTGAACGGTCAGAAGTTCGCGACCGTGCCCCCGCAGGAGAGCCTGTTCGGGGTGGTCAGTCAGGCCGTGTCGCCGATCTTCGCGCCGCTGGGCTTCGGGAACTGGCAGGCGACCGGGGCGCTCGTGCCGGGCTTCATCGCCAAGGAGGTCGTCGTGGGCACCCTGGGGCAGATCTACCTGGGTGAGCAGGCCGCCGCGCCCGCACCGCTGGGCCTCGTGGCCGGAATCACGCAGACGCTGGGGGCCACCTGGGACGCCGTGAAGGCCAGCGTGTCGGCCCTGCCGACCGTGCTGGCCCTGCCCAGCCTGAGCGCCGATGCCAGCACCGACACGCAGACGCCGCTGGCCGCCGCGCTCTCCCGCGCGTTCACGCCCGCCAGCGGCCTGGCGTACCTGGTGTTCGTGCTGCTGTACACGCCGTGCATCGCCACGGTCGGGGCGATGGCGCAGGAGCACGGGCGGCGCGTCGCGTGGGTGACGGTCGCGTACCAGCTGGCCACCGCCTGGGTCGTGGGCCTGATCGTGTACCAGATCGCGTCGAGGGTCCTGTGA
- a CDS encoding helix-turn-helix domain-containing protein: MSASPLAGILNAIAGQPRTPAELARDLGSSEGALNGMLRTLQGGGYVQEAAQTTDGCECGPCALKSMCRNAGQDAPPLHLLRLTPRGEAYLRRLNPQGH; encoded by the coding sequence ATGAGCGCCTCGCCACTGGCGGGCATCCTGAACGCCATTGCCGGGCAGCCGCGCACGCCCGCCGAACTGGCCCGCGACCTGGGCAGCAGCGAGGGCGCCCTGAACGGCATGCTGCGCACCCTGCAGGGCGGCGGGTACGTGCAGGAGGCCGCACAGACCACGGACGGCTGCGAGTGCGGCCCCTGCGCCCTGAAAAGCATGTGCCGCAACGCCGGTCAGGACGCCCCGCCCCTGCACCTGCTGCGGCTCACGCCGCGCGGCGAGGCGTACCTGCGCCGCCTGAATCCGCAGGGCCACTGA
- a CDS encoding MFS transporter, which yields MTANFSAPRVSPWVLSAFWFGTAFHWLLLLLVLMPANVLEFVGPDRKGTYAGALTAIGAVMALVIPPLVGAHSDRSGRRVPYLRLGVGVNIAGLAVMAAAVTLLGGMTGFWVYVLGFLLVQFGNNYATAPYSALIPQLVPPEQRGRYSGVMGMLQAAGQLLGAVSAFAVGMLHLPSAVSFVLIGVFLLVPALVTMRGVPDDAAPAPAGTRPAPWQSLFTYRPFLWVFVTRVLFALGQYSVQPFLQYYNADVLGQKDPATSNSIMLACIIVASIVSALIGGRISDRVGRKPVIYVAGTTMAAAALLLLVVPGFGAALLLAVVFGLGFGAFTSVDWALGSDAMPSQSSFARDMGIWHVAFVAPQFIGGPQGALLDWGNARGDNLGYTLVFGIAAAFFILGVLLVRNVPETQRGPRPAPA from the coding sequence ATGACTGCCAACTTCTCTGCTCCGCGCGTCAGTCCGTGGGTGCTGTCCGCGTTCTGGTTCGGCACGGCCTTCCACTGGCTGCTGCTGCTGCTCGTCCTGATGCCCGCCAACGTGCTCGAATTCGTCGGTCCGGACCGTAAGGGCACCTACGCGGGCGCACTGACCGCCATCGGCGCGGTCATGGCGCTGGTCATCCCGCCGCTCGTCGGGGCGCACAGCGACCGCAGTGGCCGGCGCGTGCCGTACCTGCGTCTGGGCGTGGGCGTGAACATCGCCGGGCTGGCCGTCATGGCGGCCGCCGTGACCCTGCTCGGCGGCATGACCGGCTTCTGGGTGTACGTGCTGGGCTTCCTGCTGGTGCAGTTCGGGAACAACTACGCGACCGCGCCGTACTCCGCCCTGATTCCGCAGCTCGTACCGCCCGAGCAGCGCGGCCGGTACAGCGGCGTGATGGGCATGCTCCAGGCGGCCGGGCAGTTGCTGGGCGCCGTCAGCGCCTTCGCGGTCGGGATGCTGCACCTGCCGTCCGCGGTGTCGTTCGTGCTGATCGGCGTGTTCCTGCTCGTGCCGGCGCTGGTCACCATGCGCGGCGTACCGGACGACGCCGCGCCCGCCCCGGCCGGCACGCGGCCCGCCCCCTGGCAGTCGCTGTTCACCTACCGTCCGTTCCTGTGGGTGTTCGTCACGCGCGTCCTGTTCGCGCTGGGACAGTACTCGGTGCAGCCGTTCCTGCAGTACTACAACGCCGACGTGCTGGGTCAGAAGGACCCGGCGACCTCCAACTCGATCATGCTGGCGTGCATCATCGTGGCCAGCATCGTCTCGGCGCTGATCGGCGGGCGGATCAGTGACCGGGTGGGCCGCAAACCCGTCATCTACGTGGCGGGCACCACCATGGCGGCCGCCGCGCTGTTGCTGCTGGTCGTGCCGGGCTTCGGGGCGGCGCTGCTGCTGGCCGTGGTGTTCGGCCTGGGCTTCGGGGCGTTCACCAGCGTGGACTGGGCGCTGGGCAGCGACGCCATGCCCAGCCAGAGCAGTTTCGCGCGTGACATGGGCATCTGGCACGTGGCGTTCGTGGCCCCGCAGTTCATCGGTGGGCCGCAGGGCGCACTGCTCGACTGGGGGAACGCACGCGGCGACAACCTGGGGTACACGCTGGTGTTCGGGATTGCCGCCGCGTTCTTCATCCTGGGCGTGCTGCTCGTCCGGAACGTTCCGGAAACCCAGCGCGGGCCGCGCCCCGCCCCGGCCTGA
- a CDS encoding pyridoxamine 5'-phosphate oxidase family protein, which translates to MTDSTHPATRQEAVKTLAGLIKEVHFAMLTVQTGAGHLHAHPMTTQQVEFDGDIWFIGSRDSEQVRDMAARPQVNVSYSNPDKGVYVSVYGTAKLVEDRAKLDELWSDFYQTYFPQGKEDPNIQLIQIHAGGAEYWEGNGKIRSLLEFAKGLVGGKPDMGENETVRL; encoded by the coding sequence ATGACTGACTCCACCCACCCCGCGACCCGTCAGGAAGCCGTGAAGACGCTCGCCGGTCTGATCAAGGAAGTGCATTTCGCGATGCTGACCGTCCAGACCGGCGCTGGCCACCTGCACGCCCACCCCATGACCACCCAGCAGGTCGAGTTCGACGGTGACATCTGGTTCATCGGCAGCAGGGACAGCGAACAGGTGCGGGACATGGCGGCCCGCCCGCAGGTGAACGTCAGTTACTCGAATCCTGACAAGGGCGTGTACGTCAGCGTGTACGGCACGGCGAAACTGGTCGAGGACCGCGCGAAGCTCGACGAACTCTGGAGCGACTTCTATCAGACGTACTTCCCGCAGGGCAAGGAAGACCCGAACATCCAGCTGATTCAGATTCACGCGGGCGGCGCGGAGTACTGGGAGGGCAACGGCAAGATCCGCAGCCTGCTGGAATTCGCGAAGGGACTGGTGGGCGGCAAGCCCGACATGGGCGAGAACGAGACCGTCCGACTCTGA
- a CDS encoding OmpH family outer membrane protein, producing the protein MNRIMLILPLALLTTVPHAQQSKNRVGILNVQTVVKAMPSAKAYLDLNARAASDLAAKQKSVQALAAKTATAADRAALTKAQQAYAAARADYAKRIDEAFRPVGTKMNAAVAKVARANGYTVVLDERVAAQTSLIVYANEGATNLNNAVIKELK; encoded by the coding sequence TTGAACCGAATCATGCTGATCCTCCCGCTGGCCCTGCTCACCACCGTGCCTCACGCCCAGCAGAGCAAGAACCGCGTCGGTATCCTGAACGTCCAGACCGTCGTGAAAGCCATGCCCAGCGCCAAGGCCTACCTGGACCTGAACGCCCGGGCCGCCAGTGACCTCGCCGCGAAACAGAAGAGCGTGCAGGCCCTCGCCGCGAAGACCGCCACTGCCGCCGACCGCGCCGCCCTCACCAAGGCGCAGCAGGCGTATGCGGCGGCCCGCGCCGACTACGCCAAACGCATTGACGAGGCCTTCAGGCCCGTGGGCACGAAGATGAACGCCGCCGTCGCGAAGGTCGCCCGGGCGAACGGCTACACGGTCGTCCTCGACGAGCGGGTGGCCGCGCAGACCAGCCTGATCGTGTACGCCAACGAGGGCGCCACGAACCTCAACAACGCCGTCATCAAAGAACTGAAGTAA
- a CDS encoding OmpH family outer membrane protein, with protein MKINAKILAPLALVAAYGLGTVAPHAQTTPQKVGFVDVSKLLSAHPGDKEIQAIQKKADDELTALDKQVKAIDAKGAGATAAEKQTREQLVATIKSKADAYDKQLAPKISVVEKAVDTAINTVAKSNGFSIVMDRDVASKSGLVIYADPTSELTDAVAKAVK; from the coding sequence ATGAAGATCAACGCCAAGATCCTGGCCCCCCTGGCCCTCGTGGCCGCGTATGGCCTCGGTACCGTCGCGCCGCACGCCCAGACCACCCCCCAGAAGGTCGGGTTCGTGGACGTCTCCAAACTGCTCTCCGCACACCCGGGCGACAAGGAAATCCAGGCCATCCAGAAGAAGGCCGACGACGAACTCACCGCGCTCGACAAGCAGGTCAAGGCCATCGACGCCAAGGGCGCCGGCGCCACCGCCGCCGAGAAACAGACCCGCGAGCAGCTGGTCGCCACCATCAAGAGCAAGGCCGACGCCTACGACAAGCAGCTCGCGCCCAAGATCAGCGTCGTCGAGAAGGCCGTCGACACCGCCATCAACACCGTCGCCAAGAGCAACGGCTTCTCCATCGTCATGGACCGCGACGTGGCCTCCAAGAGCGGACTGGTCATCTACGCCGACCCCACCAGCGAACTGACGGACGCCGTCGCCAAAGCCGTCAAGTAA
- a CDS encoding CBS and ACT domain-containing protein: MLVRDWMTPDPITVTPGTPVMDALKLLKEGGFRRLPVMDGDRLVGITTRKDLKDAMPSKATTLSVWELNYLLSKLTVEEMMARPVITAAEGEYMEDAALRMQEHHVGGLPVLNDAGRLSGIITTMDVLRAFTGILGMREGGQRLTLDMPDVPGSLERATGAILPSNIISVATYGGENGRRRFVMRVSGEGLKDVRERVRATGIDVLD; the protein is encoded by the coding sequence ATGCTCGTTCGCGACTGGATGACCCCTGATCCGATCACCGTGACCCCCGGCACGCCGGTGATGGACGCCCTGAAACTCCTGAAAGAAGGTGGATTCCGCCGCCTGCCGGTCATGGACGGTGACCGGCTGGTGGGCATCACGACCCGCAAGGACCTGAAGGACGCCATGCCCAGCAAGGCCACGACCCTGAGCGTCTGGGAACTGAATTACCTGCTGAGCAAACTGACGGTCGAGGAGATGATGGCCCGCCCGGTCATCACGGCCGCCGAGGGCGAGTACATGGAGGACGCGGCGCTGCGCATGCAGGAGCATCACGTGGGGGGCCTGCCGGTCCTGAACGACGCGGGCCGCCTGAGCGGGATCATCACGACCATGGACGTCCTGCGGGCCTTCACGGGCATCCTGGGCATGCGCGAGGGCGGGCAGCGCCTGACGCTGGACATGCCGGACGTGCCGGGCAGCCTGGAACGCGCGACCGGGGCGATCCTGCCGAGCAACATCATCAGTGTCGCCACGTACGGCGGCGAGAACGGCCGGCGGCGCTTCGTGATGCGCGTCAGTGGCGAGGGGCTCAAGGACGTGCGTGAGCGGGTGCGGGCCACCGGTATCGACGTGCTGGACTGA